The Candidatus Cloacimonadota bacterium sequence CTCTTAAATACACCTTAGAATCCCTAAAAAATACAGATAAACGGGTAAGGAAATTAGAAGGTTTGGAACCTATTGATGAAGATATTCGTCAAATGGGTGTTGGGGGAATTCAGTATATTGATTCACTTTTTTATAATTCCAATCAAGATATTTTTTCGCTTCACAACGATTTACTGCAACAGATAGGGGAACTACAACGACAAGTCGGTTTTGAAAAATTCAGTTACAATGAAGTAGATAAATTTGTCAATGTAAAAAATGAGATTTTCAAACACACTCCCTCTATAAAACCGGCTTTCGGTAGAATTACCGATGGTTATGGCTACAGAACCAACCCGTTTACAAAAAAAAGGGAATTTCATCACGGCACTGATATTGCTGGTCATTACGGTGGATTGATTCACTCTGCAGCTGATGGAACCGTTGCAGAAATAGGTTATCATAAAATTTATGGCTATTACATATCAATCAATCACGGATACGGTTATACAACTTTTTTTGGTCACCTTTCAAAATTTCATGTAAAACGGAGTGACAAAGTTACAAAAAATCAAATTATTGGAGAGATTGGAAATTCAGGCATTTCAACAGGTTCCCATCTTCATTACGAAGTCCATTTTTATGGAAAATCTAAAAATCCGGTAAGATATTTCAATAAAAATAAATCCACTATTTTTGTAGATAGCAAATATCTTTCGTAATTGTAAAAACTTAGATTTGGATAAAGCATACATCTTTTGTAATAATAATTATAATAATTTCACATTAAATATCAGCAAATTATCGGATTGCTACATTGTTGCTGCTGATGGGGGTGCAAACTTTCTGTTTCAAAATGGAATTCCTATTGATGCTCTCGTTGGGGATTGCGATTCTATTTATCCTTCTGTTTTCAAATCTCTTACCTCAAAAACGGAAATTGTTAAATTCCC is a genomic window containing:
- a CDS encoding M23 family metallopeptidase, whose protein sequence is MNKNWHVLVSGNPSHVVREIHFPKAIATIFFTFVTLFVIASGVMTYLFFTQELDRKEFHKVQSYNKKLEEEMSHLSSVIDTLKYTLESLKNTDKRVRKLEGLEPIDEDIRQMGVGGIQYIDSLFYNSNQDIFSLHNDLLQQIGELQRQVGFEKFSYNEVDKFVNVKNEIFKHTPSIKPAFGRITDGYGYRTNPFTKKREFHHGTDIAGHYGGLIHSAADGTVAEIGYHKIYGYYISINHGYGYTTFFGHLSKFHVKRSDKVTKNQIIGEIGNSGISTGSHLHYEVHFYGKSKNPVRYFNKNKSTIFVDSKYLS